The Stigmatella aurantiaca DW4/3-1 genome contains the following window.
GCGCCAGGCTGGCCCGCACCGCCCGGACCGCATCGTCCGGCTGGGTGTAGGGCGCCCCGAAGAGGGCCCGCAGGGACTCGCCCAGGAACGTCTCCACCGAACCATCGAAACTGAAGATGAGCCCGCTCATCTTGGCGTGGAATTCCGAGAGAACGGCGCTTGCGCGCAAGGGGCCCAGTTTGGCGGAGAGGGCGGCGAATCCCACCATCTCCACATACAGAACGGTGAGGGTGCGCTCTTCCAGCCCAGGCAGACGGCCCCCGCCCCGGAGGGCCTCGACGGCGCGGCGCTCGGCGACCTCGAGGGAGTGGAAGCGATCCAGGGTGCGGCGAAGAAAGGAACCTCCTCCTCCGGGCCCCCCTTCCTTGGGGCTGAAGCGCTGCACGCCGCTGGCCACCAGGTGGGCCACGGCGGAGCACGCGTCGAGCATGACCTCGAGCGTGGTCTCCCCGCTTGCGGGCGTGTTGACGTAGAGAACGCCCGCGAAGGGCGGCTCGCGTCCAATGGGGATGCAGAGCACCCGGTTCACCCCATAGAGGATGACGCTCTCGCGGCTGGCGAAACGCCGGTCATCGCGCACGTCCCCCACGGCCAGGGCGTGGCCCTGGCGCACGGCCTCCTCGACGATGGCATCCGAGACGGGCACCTCGCCCGCGGTCAGCTTGCCGCGGTGGCGCACCGCCGCGGGGACGAGCGGGCCACTGGGGTGGCGCAGCAACACCACGGCGGTGGTGGCCTCGGTGCGCTCGAGCACCCGGTCCATGACGTTGTCGAGAAAGGAGGCGAGCGTGTCGGCGGTGGCCAGGGCCTCGGCGGCGCGAAAGAGCAGCACGAGCGTCTCGTAGGAGACGCGCGGCGCGGCGGTGCCGATGGGGCTGGCCTGGGGGTTCTCCTCGAAGGGAAAGGGGGTGAAGTTGTCGAGCGCGCGCAGCACGTCCAAGTCCTTCACGTTCTTGGCGAGGATGACGGCCGGAGACACGTCCTCCCCATGGCCGAAGCGCCGGACCCCGCCTGCCCCCAGATCGATCATCTCCGTGGCGGCGTTCTCCACGGTGTGCGGCTGCCGGATGGAGAGGGTGTTCTCGCCCAAGGTGACGGTGTCGCCCGGGCTCAGGGGCTTGCTGCCCTGCAAGGGGGTGCCGTTGACGCGGCTGCCGTTGCGGCTGCCCATGTCCTCGACGCGCAGCGTGTCCCCCTCGACATGCAAGCGGGCATGCCGCCGGGAGACGAGCTCCCCGCCCAGCACGATGTCGTTCTCATCCGCGCGGCCAAGACAGGTGATGCCCTCCGGCAAGTCGTAGGGGGTATCGAAATAGCCGGGGCCGTTGATGATGATCTGCCACATCGTTCCCCGAAGCCTACACGACCCGCCCGGCAACCAAGAACGCCTGGCCCCGCCCCCGGTGACGATTTTGAGACGAGCTCCCGTCGGCGGACCCCTTTGGCACCAGCGCCCCTTCGCCGTGGCAGTGCTCCAGGCGGCCAGGCGGCATCGCCGCCAAGCGCGAATCCAGGCAAAGTATCCCTCCGGAGGAGACTCGATGGCCGCGCAATCGCTGGCGACGAAAATGCTGGAAGGTGCTTTCGACTGGGTGAAACGGCTGCCCTCGGCCCTGTCGAAGGACGTGGTGATCGACATGGGACAGAAGCGGGTGCGCCTGTCTCACGCGCGCGTGGAAGCCCTGACCCGGCAGGCCCTGGGCAACGTGAAGGCGATGGAGCTGCGCGCCTGGGAGTCCAGACCGGAGGTCTACGACGTGCGCCTCGCGGTGAGCGGCTGGCGGCTCCGGGTGGAGGCCACGCTGGAGCGCCTGGAGCTGTCCTCCAGCCGTTACAAGCTGTGGCTGCGCACGCCGGGCAAGGTCGAGTTGGAGGAATCCCTCACGGCGTCCGCGCTGATGGGGGTGTTGCGCGCGGGCGCGGGGAAAGCAGCGGTCCAGGTCCTGGCGGAGAAGCTGCTGCCGCCTGGCCTGAGATGGAATGGGCGGGTGCTGGAGGTGGAGGGAAAGCTCCCGGCCGATGGCGTGGTGCCAACGCGGCTCTTCGAGTCCTGCCCGCTGGCGCTGGCCGCCGAGCACTCCGAAGAGGGGCTGTGGCTCTCGGCCGAGGCCTGGCCAGGGCTGGTGGACCTGCTGCAAGCCGTGTTCGGCGCGGATCTGCCGCGCAAACCCCCGGGCGCCTGAGCCTCACGGCAAGGGCACCGTGGACACGGCAACCGGCAAGGGCACTTCTCCGGTGGGCTCCAGGCCCTGGCGCACCCGGATCCGGGAGCCCAGAAAGTCCGCGGTGCCGTAGGCCATGGACCAGCCCAGGGGCACCTCGGGGCCAGACCAACGGTAGAGCGCCCGCGCATCCCTGGGTGAGAGGTTGATGCATCCGTGGCTCACCGGCTCGCCCCACCGGTCGTGCCAGTACGCCGTGTGCAGGGCGAAGTTTCCCTGGAAGAACATCGTCCAGGGCACTGTCGCCACCCGGTAGCGGCTGCGCCCCTCCGCGCCCGTCATGTCCGCCTCGGACGACTTGAGCCAGATGCGAAAGATGCCCGTGGGCGTCTCATGCAAGGGCTTCCCCGAGGAGATCAGGGTCGCGTACACGGGCTTCACCCCTTCGTAGGCCACCAGCACCTGCTCCGTCAGATCGACGTCCAGCCACCGCTCTTCGGGTAGCAGGTCCGGGAGCGCGGGCGCCGCGCGAAGGCGGTGCAGGTTCTCCACCGCCACCCACTGCTCCGGCGCGAGGCGTGCCCACTGTCCATCCCCGGAGAACTCCTGAAGGGCCACCACCGTGCGGGGCGCGAGCACGCCCACCGTCTCGGAGGCGGCACCGGGCGCGGCGCGCACCTCCACCGGCTCACGGGGGGTGGCCCGGGATTGAGCCCATGCCAC
Protein-coding sequences here:
- a CDS encoding FHA domain-containing protein, with protein sequence MWQIIINGPGYFDTPYDLPEGITCLGRADENDIVLGGELVSRRHARLHVEGDTLRVEDMGSRNGSRVNGTPLQGSKPLSPGDTVTLGENTLSIRQPHTVENAATEMIDLGAGGVRRFGHGEDVSPAVILAKNVKDLDVLRALDNFTPFPFEENPQASPIGTAAPRVSYETLVLLFRAAEALATADTLASFLDNVMDRVLERTEATTAVVLLRHPSGPLVPAAVRHRGKLTAGEVPVSDAIVEEAVRQGHALAVGDVRDDRRFASRESVILYGVNRVLCIPIGREPPFAGVLYVNTPASGETTLEVMLDACSAVAHLVASGVQRFSPKEGGPGGGGSFLRRTLDRFHSLEVAERRAVEALRGGGRLPGLEERTLTVLYVEMVGFAALSAKLGPLRASAVLSEFHAKMSGLIFSFDGSVETFLGESLRALFGAPYTQPDDAVRAVRASLALRMDWERAMSRRPTEERCALRIGLHTTRALVGMVGEHARLDFTAVGEGMPVARWLAATASAGQVLITGKTLASIGARFDVVPLGERIIRPPRDRTAAFEVLEEDLAQITSPGVK